The following proteins are encoded in a genomic region of Methylococcales bacterium:
- a CDS encoding phosphatidate cytidylyltransferase, with protein MLLQRIITATILAVLIIPAVLFLSSLHFSLVIALVVLVGAWEWTHLIKMEQIGLRILFLISLVLPMLGVAFWTQFLEMVALQFEWGDVREYSGAIEWTVIPPVLFWIIMMMLIRQLPTSLLKLELKQHYRAFTGWFILLAAWMFISRLRLLYGEEMVLYFMILIWVADIAAYFVGKRLGKDKLSPDISPGKTVQGIYGALVGAGICGLVLGILYKFSWMSIIDFMLLSILTVLVSIYGDLFFSLIKRQRGVKDSGIIFPGHGGVLDRIDSIIAAAPFFYAGITLIGFGVFQ; from the coding sequence ATGCTATTACAACGTATTATTACTGCAACAATTTTAGCCGTTTTAATTATTCCAGCGGTCCTTTTTTTGAGTTCACTGCACTTTTCCTTAGTCATTGCACTGGTGGTCTTAGTTGGCGCGTGGGAATGGACTCATCTTATTAAAATGGAACAAATCGGCTTACGGATATTGTTTTTAATAAGCTTAGTACTCCCTATGTTAGGGGTTGCTTTCTGGACTCAGTTTTTAGAAATGGTTGCCTTACAATTTGAATGGGGTGATGTTAGAGAATATTCAGGGGCGATAGAATGGACTGTCATTCCTCCTGTGTTATTTTGGATTATAATGATGATGTTAATTCGTCAATTACCGACATCCTTATTAAAACTAGAATTAAAACAGCATTACCGAGCCTTTACAGGTTGGTTTATATTATTAGCGGCGTGGATGTTTATTAGTCGATTGCGCTTACTTTATGGCGAAGAGATGGTGTTATATTTTATGATCTTAATCTGGGTCGCTGATATTGCCGCTTACTTTGTCGGTAAACGCTTGGGTAAAGACAAGCTATCGCCTGATATTAGCCCAGGAAAAACAGTACAGGGTATCTATGGTGCCTTAGTCGGCGCGGGAATTTGTGGACTCGTCCTTGGAATTCTGTATAAATTTTCATGGATGAGTATTATTGACTTTATGTTGCTGTCGATTTTGACGGTTCTGGTCTCAATTTATGGGGATTTATTTTTCAGTTTAATCAAACGTCAACGTGGCGTGAAAGATAGCGGTATTATTTTTCCAGGACACGGCGGCGTTTTAGATAG